A single region of the Polymorphum gilvum SL003B-26A1 genome encodes:
- the urtD gene encoding urea ABC transporter ATP-binding protein UrtD — protein MARQSSLLYLDGVSVSFDGFRALNGLSLVIAPGEMRAIIGPNGAGKTTMMDVITGKTRPDAGEVYFGGEIDLTARDEADIAELGIGRKFQKPTVFESHTVWDNLELALKGPRGPFSTLFHVVSRAERARIEDLLALIRLSARRDDLAANLSHGQKQWLEIGMLLAQDPKLLLVDEPAAGMTDAETAETADLLKDINRTHSVVVVEHDMTFVRALGVKVTVLHEGAVLAEGSLDHVSADERVVEVYLGR, from the coding sequence ATGGCCCGCCAGTCCAGCCTGCTCTATCTCGACGGCGTCTCGGTGTCCTTCGACGGCTTCCGCGCCCTCAACGGCCTGTCGCTGGTGATCGCACCCGGCGAGATGCGTGCCATCATCGGACCGAACGGGGCCGGCAAGACGACCATGATGGACGTCATCACCGGCAAGACCCGGCCCGACGCCGGCGAGGTCTATTTCGGCGGCGAGATCGACCTGACCGCCCGCGACGAGGCCGACATCGCCGAACTCGGCATCGGCCGCAAGTTCCAGAAGCCGACGGTGTTCGAGAGCCACACCGTGTGGGATAACCTGGAACTGGCGCTCAAGGGCCCGCGCGGACCGTTCTCGACCCTGTTCCATGTAGTGTCGCGCGCCGAACGGGCGCGGATCGAGGACCTGCTGGCGCTGATCCGGCTGTCGGCCCGGCGCGACGACCTGGCCGCGAACCTCAGCCACGGCCAGAAGCAGTGGCTGGAGATCGGCATGCTGCTCGCCCAGGACCCTAAGCTGCTCCTGGTCGACGAGCCGGCCGCCGGCATGACCGACGCCGAGACGGCGGAGACGGCGGACCTGCTGAAGGACATCAACAGGACCCATTCGGTCGTGGTCGTCGAGCACGACATGACCTTCGTGCGCGCGCTCGGCGTCAAGGTCACCGTGCTGCACGAGGGGGCCGTGCTCGCCGAAGGCTCGCTCGACCACGTCTCGGCCGACGAGCGCGTGGTCGAGGTCTATCTGGGACGGTGA
- the urtE gene encoding urea ABC transporter ATP-binding subunit UrtE, whose amino-acid sequence MLSVEEIDLHYGAAQALKGVSLTAETGKVTCLMGRNGVGKTSTLRAIVGQHPVSRGRIVWNGEDVSRLAPHARARRGIAVVPQGREIFPLLSVRENLETGYAPVARRDRFVPEAVFELFPVLKDMLGRRGGDLSGGQQQQLAIARALVTRPKLLVLDEPTEGIQPSIIKDIGRAIEWLRDQGTMAIVLVEQYFEFARDLADRFAVMDRGEVVMTGERADMAAAEVEIRRHLTV is encoded by the coding sequence ATGCTGAGCGTTGAGGAAATCGATCTGCACTACGGCGCCGCGCAGGCGCTGAAGGGCGTGTCGCTGACGGCCGAGACCGGCAAAGTGACCTGCCTGATGGGCCGCAACGGCGTCGGCAAGACCTCGACCCTGCGCGCCATCGTCGGCCAGCATCCGGTCAGCCGCGGCCGGATCGTCTGGAACGGCGAGGACGTGTCGCGGCTGGCGCCGCACGCGCGCGCCCGGCGCGGCATCGCCGTGGTGCCGCAGGGGCGCGAGATCTTCCCGCTGCTGAGCGTGAGGGAGAACCTGGAGACCGGCTACGCGCCGGTCGCACGTCGGGACCGCTTCGTGCCCGAGGCCGTGTTCGAGCTGTTCCCGGTGCTGAAGGACATGCTCGGCCGGCGCGGCGGCGACCTGTCCGGCGGGCAGCAGCAGCAACTGGCCATCGCCCGCGCGCTTGTCACCCGCCCGAAGCTGCTCGTCCTCGACGAGCCGACGGAAGGCATCCAGCCGTCGATCATCAAGGACATCGGCCGGGCGATCGAGTGGCTGCGCGACCAGGGCACCATGGCGATCGTGCTGGTCGAGCAGTATTTCGAGTTCGCCCGCGACCTCGCCGACCGCTTCGCCGTGATGGACCGCGGCGAGGTGGTGATGACCGGCGAGCGCGCGGACATGGCCGCCGCCGAGGTCGAGATACGCCGCCACCTGACCGTCTGA
- a CDS encoding AsmA-like C-terminal region-containing protein, which yields MLDPYLGGGSGPAAGGAGGGGPARGGVGGAGWSTDPIDLSGLKTINADLSLTARTARWDRIQVGDSALAVTLAGGVLKADLSRMALYGGSGSGSVEIDAAGAVPAVKAGFRLSGLDAHPFLTDAADFKWLEGVAAADLDLTTAGASQAQMIGALDGTARLDFADGAIRGINIPKMVRGLSIETLLGWHSVEVEKTDFSSLGASFRIRNGIAETTDLALAGPLVRMSGRGTTDMPARTLDWRVEPEVVPTLEGQAPAPRKKGETRDLAGLGVPIVIRGSWANPAIYPDIEGILDNPEAAYRKLEAIGGDLVKILKAKPDEALATAAGKAIEQATGGRTQIDVQKVLEGEVNDQDVLKAVEEGFGLPQGLLGSFGLGKKKD from the coding sequence GTGCTCGACCCCTATCTCGGCGGCGGCTCTGGGCCGGCGGCCGGCGGCGCGGGTGGCGGCGGGCCGGCCCGGGGCGGGGTCGGCGGCGCGGGCTGGAGCACCGATCCCATCGACCTGTCGGGCCTCAAGACGATCAACGCGGACCTGTCGCTGACCGCCCGGACGGCCCGCTGGGACCGCATCCAGGTCGGCGACAGCGCGCTCGCGGTGACCCTCGCCGGCGGCGTGCTGAAGGCGGATCTCTCCCGCATGGCGCTCTACGGCGGCTCGGGCAGCGGCAGCGTCGAGATCGATGCGGCCGGCGCGGTGCCGGCGGTCAAGGCCGGTTTCCGCTTGTCGGGCCTCGACGCCCATCCGTTCCTGACCGATGCGGCGGACTTCAAGTGGCTGGAAGGTGTCGCCGCTGCGGACCTCGACCTGACCACGGCCGGCGCCTCGCAGGCGCAGATGATCGGCGCGCTCGACGGCACGGCGCGGCTCGACTTCGCCGACGGCGCGATCCGCGGCATCAACATCCCGAAGATGGTGCGCGGCCTGTCGATCGAGACGCTGCTCGGCTGGCACAGCGTCGAGGTGGAAAAGACCGACTTCAGCTCGCTCGGCGCTTCGTTCCGCATCCGCAACGGCATCGCCGAGACCACCGACCTGGCGCTCGCCGGGCCGCTGGTGCGCATGAGTGGGCGCGGCACCACCGACATGCCGGCGCGCACGCTCGACTGGCGCGTCGAGCCGGAAGTGGTGCCGACGCTCGAAGGCCAGGCGCCGGCCCCGCGCAAGAAGGGCGAGACGCGCGACCTCGCCGGGCTCGGCGTGCCGATCGTGATCCGGGGGTCGTGGGCGAACCCGGCGATCTATCCCGACATCGAGGGCATCCTGGACAACCCCGAAGCGGCCTACAGGAAGCTGGAGGCGATCGGCGGCGATCTCGTCAAGATCCTCAAGGCCAAGCCGGACGAGGCGCTCGCCACCGCCGCCGGCAAGGCGATCGAGCAGGCGACCGGCGGCAGGACGCAGATCGACGTGCAGAAGGTGCTCGAGGGCGAGGTCAACGACCAGGACGTGTTGAAGGCGGTAGAGGAAGGCTTCGGCCTGCCGCAGGGACTGCTTGGCTCCTTCGGCCTCGGCAAGAAGAAGGACTGA
- the phnN gene encoding phosphonate metabolism protein/1,5-bisphosphokinase (PRPP-forming) PhnN, with the protein MTDSATDHRRVPAADGRIGPGRLVLVVGPSGAGKDTLMTALRAHLAGDPRYMFARRLITRTPDAAAEDHDTLSSEDFERLVAAGDVGLAWRAHGLGYVLPRTIDATILAGGTVIANGSRGVLSQAFTKYADVRVLLVTAPRSVLAERLAARGRESREEIERRLDRADLDLPDVPHVARVDNTGTIADGVARMIAALD; encoded by the coding sequence ATGACCGACAGCGCGACAGATCATCGGCGGGTGCCAGCCGCGGACGGACGGATCGGTCCGGGCCGGCTGGTGCTCGTCGTCGGCCCGAGCGGCGCCGGCAAGGACACGCTGATGACCGCGCTGCGCGCGCATCTCGCCGGCGATCCGCGTTACATGTTCGCCCGCCGGCTCATCACCCGCACGCCCGACGCTGCCGCCGAGGACCACGACACCCTGTCGTCCGAGGACTTCGAGCGCCTGGTCGCCGCCGGCGACGTCGGCCTCGCCTGGCGCGCGCATGGGCTCGGCTACGTCCTGCCGCGGACCATCGACGCGACGATCCTGGCCGGCGGCACCGTGATCGCCAACGGCTCGCGCGGCGTGCTGTCGCAGGCCTTCACCAAATACGCCGACGTGCGCGTGCTGCTGGTCACCGCGCCGCGGTCGGTGCTGGCCGAACGCCTCGCCGCCCGCGGCCGCGAGAGCCGCGAGGAGATCGAACGCCGGCTCGACCGCGCAGATCTCGACCTTCCCGACGTGCCCCATGTGGCGCGCGTGGACAACACCGGCACGATCGCCGACGGCGTCGCCCGCATGATCGCCGCGCTCGACTGA
- a CDS encoding alpha-D-ribose 1-methylphosphonate 5-triphosphate diphosphatase → MSDLSSVFRNARLVLPDAVVDGSLSVRNGRIETIAEGPSALGHDCEGDYLLPGLVELHTDHLETHYAPRPRVRWNPVSSVQAHDAQIACSGITTVFDALRIGMDEDADLKADDMRALADAIETSQRENRLRADHYIHLRCEVSAPDVMDGYEVFADDDRVRLISLMDHTPGQRQFVSLDAYKVYYQSKKGFSDEEMAAFIAKRRARADDIAPRHRRLLADAARARGIIVASHDDATEAHVDEAIALDTRIAEFPTTIEAARASHAAGMGVLMGGPNVVRGGSHSGNVSARELAEAGVLDILSSDYVPVSLIQAAFQLAEEIETVSLPQAVAMVTSTPAALVGLTDRGQIADGRRADLVQVRLVGNVPIIRGVWREGRRVA, encoded by the coding sequence ATGAGCGACCTGTCCTCCGTCTTCCGGAATGCCCGCCTGGTGCTTCCCGACGCCGTCGTGGACGGCAGCCTCTCGGTCCGCAACGGGCGCATCGAGACCATCGCCGAAGGACCCTCCGCCCTCGGCCACGACTGCGAGGGCGACTACCTGTTGCCCGGTCTGGTCGAGTTGCATACCGACCACCTGGAGACCCACTATGCGCCGCGGCCGCGCGTGCGCTGGAACCCGGTCTCCTCAGTCCAGGCCCACGACGCCCAGATCGCCTGTTCGGGCATCACCACCGTGTTCGACGCCCTGCGCATCGGCATGGACGAGGACGCCGACCTCAAGGCCGACGACATGCGCGCCCTGGCCGACGCAATCGAGACCAGCCAGCGCGAGAACCGGCTGCGCGCCGACCATTACATCCACCTGCGCTGCGAGGTGTCGGCGCCCGACGTCATGGACGGCTACGAGGTGTTCGCCGACGACGATCGCGTGCGGCTGATCTCGCTGATGGACCATACGCCCGGCCAGCGCCAGTTCGTCTCGCTGGACGCCTACAAGGTCTATTACCAGTCGAAGAAGGGCTTTTCCGACGAGGAGATGGCCGCCTTCATCGCCAAGCGCCGGGCCCGTGCCGACGACATCGCGCCGCGCCACCGCAGGCTGCTGGCGGATGCCGCCCGCGCACGCGGCATCATCGTCGCCAGCCACGACGACGCCACCGAGGCCCATGTCGACGAGGCCATCGCGCTCGATACCCGCATCGCCGAGTTCCCGACCACGATCGAGGCCGCCCGCGCCTCGCACGCCGCCGGCATGGGCGTGCTGATGGGCGGACCGAACGTGGTGCGCGGCGGCTCGCATTCGGGCAACGTCTCCGCCCGCGAACTCGCCGAGGCCGGCGTCCTCGATATCCTGTCTTCGGACTACGTTCCCGTGTCGCTGATCCAGGCCGCGTTCCAGCTCGCCGAGGAGATCGAGACGGTCTCCCTGCCGCAAGCGGTCGCCATGGTCACCAGCACGCCCGCCGCCCTGGTCGGCCTGACCGACCGCGGGCAGATCGCCGACGGCCGGCGCGCCGACCTCGTCCAGGTCCGCCTCGTCGGCAACGTGCCGATCATCCGCGGCGTCTGGCGCGAAGGCCGGCGCGTGGCGTAA
- a CDS encoding DUF1045 domain-containing protein, with the protein MRYALYYTAPHDDGLTRSGAAWLGRDAVSGVALPLPPIHGLTADRVAELTAEPRRYGFHATLKPPFALAEGSTEAQLRQAFASFAARTAPFEIPGLAVSRLGSFLALTPVASAPALDALAAGCVRAFEPFRAPLSDADIARRRASGLSPRQDDYLRAWGYPYVFEDFRFHMTLSGRLEDPGEAAVLHVAADRHFAALTGRPRTIDSLGLFVEPERGAPFRVLEILSLTGSADAPVDSNA; encoded by the coding sequence ATGCGCTACGCCCTCTACTACACCGCCCCGCACGATGACGGCCTGACCCGGTCCGGCGCCGCCTGGCTCGGCCGCGACGCCGTTTCGGGCGTAGCCCTGCCCCTGCCGCCGATCCACGGCCTGACCGCCGACCGCGTCGCGGAACTGACCGCCGAGCCGCGCCGCTACGGCTTCCACGCCACGCTGAAACCGCCGTTTGCGCTGGCCGAAGGCAGCACGGAGGCACAGTTGCGGCAGGCCTTCGCATCCTTTGCCGCCCGCACGGCGCCGTTCGAGATCCCCGGCCTCGCCGTCTCCCGGCTCGGCAGCTTCCTGGCCTTGACGCCCGTCGCCTCCGCGCCGGCGCTGGACGCGCTGGCGGCCGGCTGCGTGCGCGCCTTCGAACCGTTCCGCGCACCGCTTTCGGACGCCGACATCGCCCGTCGCCGCGCCTCGGGCCTGAGCCCGCGCCAGGACGATTACCTGCGTGCCTGGGGATACCCTTACGTGTTCGAGGACTTCCGCTTCCACATGACCCTGAGCGGCCGGCTCGAAGACCCCGGCGAGGCGGCTGTGCTCCACGTCGCCGCCGACCGCCATTTTGCCGCCCTGACTGGCCGACCGAGGACGATCGACAGTCTCGGCCTGTTCGTCGAACCCGAGCGCGGCGCACCGTTCCGGGTCCTCGAAATCCTGTCCCTGACCGGCAGCGCCGACGCGCCGGTTGACTCCAATGCCTGA
- the phnL gene encoding phosphonate C-P lyase system protein PhnL, with amino-acid sequence MRTRLCLNDVAKNFTMHLQDGIRIPVVAGVDFAVEAGECVVLGGPSGAGKSSILKMIYGNYRCERGQILVTEGETIVNVARAEPRRILQLRKSTIGYVSQFLRVIPRVPAVAVVAEPLVAQGTPEDAALAIARDLLARLNVPEALWRLPPATFSGGEQQRVNIARGFIAHYPLLLLDEPTASLDAANRAVVVDLVREKKRAGVAMLGILHDTDVRERIADRIVDVTAFSAAAAA; translated from the coding sequence ATGCGCACCCGCCTGTGTCTCAACGACGTTGCCAAGAACTTCACGATGCACCTGCAGGACGGCATCCGTATCCCGGTCGTCGCCGGCGTCGACTTCGCCGTCGAGGCCGGCGAATGCGTCGTCCTCGGCGGTCCGTCCGGCGCCGGCAAGAGCTCGATCCTGAAGATGATCTACGGCAACTACCGCTGCGAGCGCGGCCAGATCCTGGTCACCGAGGGCGAGACCATCGTCAACGTCGCCAGGGCTGAGCCGCGCCGGATCCTGCAGCTGCGCAAGTCGACGATCGGCTATGTCAGCCAGTTCCTGCGCGTCATCCCGCGCGTGCCGGCGGTCGCCGTGGTCGCCGAACCGCTCGTCGCCCAGGGCACGCCGGAGGACGCAGCCCTCGCCATAGCGCGCGACCTGCTCGCCCGGCTGAACGTGCCCGAGGCGCTGTGGCGCCTGCCGCCGGCGACCTTCTCCGGCGGCGAGCAGCAGCGCGTCAACATCGCGCGCGGCTTCATCGCGCACTACCCGCTGCTGCTTCTGGACGAGCCGACCGCCTCGCTCGACGCCGCCAACCGCGCCGTGGTGGTGGATCTGGTCAGGGAGAAGAAGCGCGCCGGCGTCGCCATGCTCGGTATCCTGCACGACACTGACGTGCGCGAGCGCATCGCCGACCGCATCGTCGACGTCACAGCCTTCTCGGCGGCCGCGGCGGCCTGA
- the phnK gene encoding phosphonate C-P lyase system protein PhnK, translating to MTDHPIARPLASLSDEPLLRASGVTRFYGDRIGCRNVSFELWPGEVLAIVGESGSGKTTLLNCLATRLAPTAGVVEYRMRDGAMRDLYQLTEAERRLLMRTDWGFVHQNAADGLRMTVSAGANVGERLMAVGARHYGDIRARASDWLERVEIETGRIDDDPRAFSGGMRQRLQIARNLVTHPRLVFMDEPTGGLDVSVQARLLDLLRGLVADLGLSVVIVTHDLAVARLLSHRMMVMRHGEVIETGLTDQVLDDPQAPYTQLLVSSILQV from the coding sequence ATGACCGACCACCCGATCGCCCGCCCGCTCGCCTCCCTGTCCGACGAGCCTCTGCTGCGCGCCAGCGGCGTCACCCGCTTCTACGGCGACCGCATCGGCTGCCGGAACGTCTCCTTCGAGCTGTGGCCCGGCGAGGTGCTCGCCATCGTCGGCGAGAGCGGCTCAGGCAAGACCACCCTGCTCAACTGCCTGGCGACCCGCCTGGCGCCGACCGCCGGCGTCGTCGAGTACCGCATGCGCGACGGCGCCATGCGCGACCTCTATCAGCTGACCGAGGCCGAACGCCGGCTGCTGATGCGCACCGACTGGGGTTTCGTGCACCAGAACGCCGCCGACGGCCTGCGCATGACGGTCTCGGCCGGCGCCAACGTCGGCGAGCGGCTGATGGCCGTCGGCGCGCGCCACTACGGCGACATCCGCGCCAGGGCCTCCGACTGGCTGGAGCGCGTCGAGATCGAGACCGGGCGCATCGACGACGACCCGCGCGCCTTCTCCGGCGGCATGCGCCAGCGGCTGCAGATCGCCCGCAACCTGGTTACCCATCCGCGCCTGGTGTTCATGGACGAGCCGACCGGCGGGCTGGACGTGTCGGTGCAGGCGCGCCTGCTCGACCTGCTGCGCGGGCTGGTCGCCGACCTCGGCCTCTCGGTGGTGATCGTCACCCACGACCTCGCGGTCGCCCGGCTGCTGTCGCACCGCATGATGGTCATGCGCCACGGCGAGGTGATCGAGACCGGCCTGACCGACCAGGTCCTCGACGACCCGCAGGCGCCCTACACCCAGCTTCTCGTCTCGTCCATCCTGCAGGTCTGA
- a CDS encoding alpha-D-ribose 1-methylphosphonate 5-phosphate C-P-lyase PhnJ codes for MTTPLPAPDAADYNFAYLDEQTKRMIRRAILKAIAIPGYQVPFASREMPMPYGWGTGGVQVTAAVLGRDDVLKVIDQGSDDTTNAVAIRGFFEKTARVRTTTVTAEASVIQTRHRIPERELTEDQILVFQVPIPEPLRFLEPRETETRKMHALEEYGLMHVKLYEDIARHGHIATTYAYPVKVEGRYVMDPSPTPKFDNPKLDNMKALQLYGAGREKRIYAVPPYTRVVSLDFEDYPFEVQRFEKPCALCGAEGVYLDEVVLDDRGGRMFVCSDSDHCEERRAAGHRGEMAADPAFANESENPPTSVLKESGE; via the coding sequence ATGACCACCCCGCTCCCCGCTCCCGATGCTGCAGACTACAACTTCGCCTATCTCGACGAACAGACCAAGCGCATGATTCGACGGGCGATTTTGAAGGCGATTGCGATTCCCGGCTACCAGGTGCCGTTCGCCTCGCGCGAGATGCCGATGCCCTACGGCTGGGGCACGGGCGGCGTCCAGGTGACCGCCGCCGTGCTTGGCCGAGACGATGTCCTCAAGGTCATCGACCAGGGTTCCGACGACACCACCAACGCGGTCGCGATCCGCGGCTTCTTCGAGAAGACGGCCCGGGTCAGGACCACGACCGTGACCGCCGAGGCGAGCGTGATCCAGACCCGACACCGGATTCCCGAGCGGGAACTGACGGAGGATCAGATCCTCGTCTTCCAGGTGCCTATTCCCGAGCCGCTGCGCTTCCTGGAGCCGCGCGAGACTGAGACCCGCAAGATGCATGCCCTTGAAGAATATGGGCTCATGCACGTGAAGCTGTACGAGGACATCGCCCGCCACGGCCATATCGCGACGACTTATGCCTATCCGGTCAAGGTCGAGGGACGCTATGTCATGGACCCCTCGCCGACGCCGAAGTTCGACAACCCGAAGCTCGACAACATGAAGGCGCTGCAGCTCTACGGCGCCGGCCGCGAGAAGCGCATCTATGCCGTGCCGCCCTATACCCGGGTCGTCAGTCTTGACTTCGAGGACTATCCTTTCGAGGTGCAACGCTTTGAAAAACCTTGCGCCTTGTGCGGCGCGGAGGGTGTCTACCTGGACGAGGTCGTGCTCGACGACCGCGGCGGACGCATGTTCGTCTGCTCAGACAGCGACCATTGCGAGGAGCGCCGCGCGGCCGGCCACCGCGGCGAGATGGCGGCCGATCCGGCCTTTGCGAACGAGTCCGAGAATCCTCCCACTTCCGTCCTGAAGGAGTCCGGAGAATGA
- a CDS encoding carbon-phosphorus lyase complex subunit PhnI has translation MYVAVKGGEKAIRNAHRLLAHRRRGDRSVPTLTLDQIAGQLAIAVSRVMGEGSLYDETLAALAIRQARGDLIEAIFLLRAYRTTLPRFGYSQPVDTARMLVERRISATFKDLPGGQLLGPTFDYTHRLLDFVEAADADLPEPVRAETHDERMPRVTDLLGDEGLMEPDAPCAADGAVGDLTREPLAFPADRDLRLQNLARGDEGFLLALAYSTQRGYGRTHPFAGEIRYGAVEVEFFAEELGFAVTLGRIKVTECQMVNQFKGSAKAPPQFTRGYGLVFGQLERKAMSMALVDRSLRAGELGEDRVAPAQDEEFVLSHSDNVQATGFVEHLKLPHYVDFQAELDLVRRMRDEWQRRRAADAAEAATRKEAAE, from the coding sequence ATGTATGTTGCCGTCAAGGGCGGGGAAAAGGCGATCCGCAACGCCCATCGCCTGCTCGCGCACCGGCGCCGCGGCGACCGAAGCGTGCCGACGCTGACGCTCGACCAGATCGCCGGCCAACTCGCCATCGCCGTTTCCCGGGTCATGGGCGAAGGCTCGCTCTACGACGAGACGCTAGCCGCCCTGGCGATCCGCCAGGCGCGCGGCGACCTGATCGAGGCCATCTTCCTGCTGCGCGCCTACCGCACGACCCTGCCGCGCTTCGGTTACAGCCAGCCTGTCGATACCGCCCGCATGCTGGTCGAGCGACGCATCTCGGCGACCTTCAAGGACCTGCCCGGCGGTCAGTTGCTCGGCCCGACCTTCGACTACACGCATCGGCTGCTCGATTTCGTCGAAGCCGCCGATGCTGACCTTCCCGAGCCGGTCCGCGCCGAGACGCACGACGAGCGGATGCCGCGCGTCACCGACCTGCTCGGCGACGAGGGGCTGATGGAACCGGACGCCCCGTGTGCCGCGGACGGCGCCGTCGGCGACCTGACCCGCGAGCCGCTGGCCTTTCCGGCCGACCGCGACCTGCGCCTGCAGAACCTCGCCCGCGGCGACGAGGGCTTCCTGCTGGCGCTGGCCTATTCGACTCAGCGCGGCTACGGCCGCACCCACCCCTTTGCCGGCGAGATCCGCTACGGCGCGGTCGAGGTCGAGTTCTTCGCCGAGGAACTCGGCTTTGCCGTCACCCTCGGCCGCATCAAGGTCACAGAGTGCCAGATGGTCAACCAGTTCAAGGGTTCGGCCAAGGCACCGCCACAGTTCACGCGCGGCTACGGTCTCGTCTTCGGCCAGCTCGAGCGCAAGGCCATGTCCATGGCGCTGGTCGACCGTTCGCTGCGCGCCGGAGAACTGGGCGAGGACCGGGTCGCGCCGGCGCAGGACGAGGAATTCGTCCTGTCGCATTCCGACAACGTCCAGGCGACCGGCTTCGTCGAACACCTCAAGCTGCCGCATTACGTCGATTTCCAGGCCGAACTCGACCTCGTCCGGCGCATGCGCGACGAATGGCAGCGCCGCCGCGCGGCCGACGCCGCCGAGGCCGCAACCCGCAAGGAGGCCGCCGAATGA
- the phnH gene encoding phosphonate C-P lyase system protein PhnH — protein sequence MTTGTLAARTAPRPGFADPVHDAQRVFRTVMTALSRPGLIRSLDSAGLQPPAPLTPTAAALALTLLDYDTPLWLDGPLARSRDVCAWLKFHTGAPVVAQPLEAAFALVSDPEHMPGLGNFPAGTAEYPDRSATLILQVRQIADRPGVILSGPGIASEQPFSAAPLSPLFWDQARENRRLFPRGADILFAADGRIAGLPRSTTICKQEA from the coding sequence ATGACCACCGGCACCCTTGCCGCCCGGACGGCCCCGAGACCCGGCTTCGCCGATCCCGTCCACGACGCCCAGCGCGTGTTCCGAACCGTCATGACCGCCCTGTCGCGACCCGGCCTGATCCGGAGCCTGGACAGCGCCGGCCTGCAGCCGCCGGCGCCGCTGACGCCGACCGCGGCCGCCCTCGCCCTGACCCTGCTCGACTACGACACGCCGCTGTGGCTCGACGGCCCGCTGGCCCGCAGCCGCGATGTCTGCGCCTGGCTGAAGTTCCACACCGGGGCGCCGGTGGTGGCCCAGCCGCTCGAGGCCGCCTTCGCGCTTGTGTCCGATCCCGAGCATATGCCCGGCCTCGGCAACTTTCCCGCCGGAACGGCGGAATACCCCGACCGCTCCGCAACCCTGATCCTCCAGGTCAGGCAGATCGCGGACCGCCCCGGCGTCATTCTCTCGGGTCCCGGCATTGCCTCCGAACAGCCGTTCTCAGCTGCGCCCCTGTCGCCACTGTTCTGGGACCAGGCGCGCGAGAACCGCCGCCTGTTCCCGCGCGGCGCCGACATCCTGTTCGCCGCCGATGGCCGCATCGCCGGGTTGCCGCGCTCCACGACGATCTGCAAGCAGGAGGCCTGA
- the phnG gene encoding phosphonate C-P lyase system protein PhnG, with amino-acid sequence MTDLSAQAGPDQSAQTARRQHVIALLAAAAPERLSQAYEAFGASIEHDLVRPPETGLVMVRGRMGGTGAPFNLGEVTVTRCVVRLASGIAGYSYVLGRDKRKALHAAVFDALWQSPEHEARVESEVIAPLQAAEASDDATVRAETAATRVDFFTMVRGED; translated from the coding sequence ATGACAGACCTTTCGGCCCAAGCGGGCCCCGACCAGTCAGCGCAGACCGCGAGAAGACAGCACGTCATCGCACTCCTTGCCGCCGCCGCCCCCGAACGGCTTTCGCAGGCCTACGAGGCATTCGGTGCCAGCATCGAACACGATCTCGTCCGTCCGCCCGAGACCGGCCTCGTGATGGTGCGCGGGCGCATGGGCGGCACCGGCGCGCCGTTCAACCTCGGCGAGGTCACCGTCACCCGTTGCGTCGTTCGGCTTGCCTCCGGCATCGCCGGCTACTCCTACGTGCTCGGCCGGGACAAGCGGAAGGCTCTCCATGCAGCCGTCTTCGACGCCCTGTGGCAGTCGCCGGAGCATGAGGCCCGTGTCGAATCGGAGGTGATCGCGCCCCTGCAGGCCGCGGAAGCCTCCGATGACGCGACCGTCCGCGCGGAAACCGCCGCGACGCGGGTCGATTTCTTCACCATGGTCAGGGGAGAGGACTGA